In the Arachis ipaensis cultivar K30076 chromosome B04, Araip1.1, whole genome shotgun sequence genome, gtgcaaagcaccaaagaaaagacaagttgtgttcaagaatcaactagagcctaaagaagagaatcaataataccatTCGAGTTCTAGTTTTGAAGGACatcaatatttctgagcttcaaaggatagtgagattcCACAGCTATTCAGAAATAGAGTGTCATTAGCTCCAtttgtaataccctaccacacagagtcttatgcttaagtcataaaatagaggtggcgaggtattacgacctctaaaagtaaaatttagTACACATAGTATTGCAAGAATGTTTATAATTAGGAGCCTTCAAAAAAAAGGGGGTAACAGtacccaaatatctaacatgtaatgtcctggaaaagccgaaggcaatcctataACTTCTAGATTATAATCAAAGCGtataaacataactaaaccataaCAAATGTAAATAGGCGACTAACTTAAGCATCTTCAGACTAACTAGAtatcccctttccaaatcctgcaaacctcccaaccgccaacAGTATGAAATGCAAACACAAGTATATCAAACAAAGAGATGTACAAGTAGGAAGCAAGTAAGACaattaggcaattagcaagtaatgatgCAGTCAATTAAGCAATCTAGacaaatcacatataatgcatatgatgcatgcctgtcctagtggctgatgagtctcatctatcggttataaagccaacccgacaagtcctggtagctaaccattggactgtccttctgttgtgcatccccaactcgagttattctcaacataaatcataatttcatatatatccaacaccctcactggtgtatatttatgggggcgagctcatcagGAACTtccacagtgtccggccacacttacgacatagggtcagcagagtattgaatctccacctggagcacgtggtggctagccaccgCTTTCACACAGGAAAACTTGTATCTTAGATAAGTAGAGTGCAACAATCACAATAATCAcaattcagcatatatgcataTAAGTCACAGCTATATATTAACATTTATCTCATCCATCCGGCTTACAAATCATAATCTGTAATCAGCCATAATCATCATTATACACAACCATTCGGCTCGTATCATATCCAACCATTCAACTCATATCATATacagcactccaccatcctcctcaACAACTCATATCATCGTCATTCATCATACCCATCATAACATCCCCTTTCTTCCACCATAAGTTATCCTCTTCCCTAGCTTCCTCTTGTTCGCTAGGCATTTTACATTAATTTAAGGTTTAGGGGATGAAATTAGAGGTTTATGAGTGTGAAATAACATCTTGGAAGGTTACAAGCTTGCTGGGAatgtgaaagacttgaaaacaaaagTTTTAGAAAAGGACTGGGTCGTGTGTGTATGCACAGGAAGCAAAATCTCTAGGGTTGAGTGCgcgcacaaggtgtgctagcgTCACCAACAGCATGCCATTCCCAATGTGTGCGTGTGTACAGGTCTGTACGTACGCACAGCTTGCAAGACTTCCTTGGCCATGTGCACGCATAGtgcgtgctagcgctcccagtAGCAGCCCCATTCCCGTGTTTGCTTACGCACAAGGCTGTGGGTACGCATAGGCTCAAAATTCCGcggggtgtgcgtgcacacagggctgtgcgtgcgcacacaaatcAGAAACcacaaattctgcagaagttgcagaattcagatttttggcCCGAACTTCCAACGTTCATATCTCCTTCCACGAAAATCAGATTTCCACCAAATTTAACCCATTTTAAAGCTTATAAAATTTTCTTTCctttgatataaaaatcatcaaattcaaaaaacaatagctcaagatatgatccattgaagttcaacaaaattccatttttaccaaaactcaAAAACTCCCCATTTTTAAATCATACATTCCAAATTCATCCAAAAACCAACCAAACTCAATCATCCAACATCAAACACTTCTATCCACCCATTCAAACACCAACCCACCAATTGTTCCTCATTTAACCCAATCTCACATCAACATCATCATTTCATATCTCAACCTCcaaacaaatatttaatttatccatcaccatatacatatacatatatattcacAAATCAATTTCTTACATCAAATCATGTTCATCAACAAGAATCTCAACTCTATCATCAATCCAACATATTAATCCATATCTCATACAACATTACATGATTTACCAACCAATACAACTACTCACAATCATTTCACCATCATTCATACATATTTAACTCAATCCAAATTATCCAACAACCACATCAACAATTCCAAAGCCCTATCCTATGTTTACTAGGCTATGTTTTCACAATCACATTATATTTTATATACAGAAAatcgaaatcataccttggccgattcccgttCCACCCGGAATACTTCTAATTTCAACCTTTAAGGTCCCCAAAGCTTCACCAACAGATTTCCAAGTACCAAGCccctttccaagctttccaaaaccaccaaatcaagctccaatacacatatatataatgcctaagccacaatatcacaccaaaacacaataactcaataTCCAATACCTTAAACTCAATATTTTCACTAGGGTTTGAGATCTCTTACCTCACCTAAGGATCAAGGAAGCAAGAACAAGCCTTCTCCTCAAGCTAATTTGATCCTATAACACAAAGAAGCTCACAATTTCAACATTGTTGCCCAacaaactcgaaatcaagggctgtaAATTCGAAGATGAAGCTGTAGCTTACCTCAAGAATAAtgatatgggttttgtagagctcgacgctgtggtcgcgtggccacaaacggtgcgtcaatcagagctccggatcaaaagttatcaacAATGGAAGATGGAACAAGGGTTTGGAACATTCCCTCCTTTCGCTTTCAAATTTCAGCGTGTTTGTTGTGTTTTTAGGGGAGAGAGAGCTGAGTTTCTTTAATTAAATGAAGCTTGGCTGGGCCATGGGCCCTACTTGGGTccagttggcccggtttggcctattcggcccaatcttgggccgatttctttaaaattggtgttaaaattctcgttttaaatttttctatcacattaaaccataaaaacctcATTTCTCATTTTCTAGAACATATTTTaatttatggattaattagtcattaattaactatgttttacattctacccacctaattaggaattaTACCCACAAAATTcgatttcagttacctgagaataggtGCGGGTAGTTTGCTCGCATCTCTGACTCAAGTTttcaagtgtgttcctcaacaccggcTTGACTCCATGCAACTttcactaatgaaacctcttttccgcGCAACTTTTTATTACTCGTGTTATCAATCCTGACCGGAGTCACCGGTAGAGTCAAGTCTttccttaactgaaccgattctgGTTCTAACACATGACtagcatcaggagtatacttcgGAAGTAgcgacacgtgaaatacgtcgtgcaggttcgaaaggtgaggcggtagagccatccgatacaCCACCGGTCCAACCCTCTCAAGAATCTGAAacggaccaatgtatcgaggattcagcTTTTTTGTCTTAATCACTCTACCTACTCCTATTGtcggagtaaccttaaggaaagcatggtctccttcctcaaaatctaagggcttccgcctctgatcggcatAACTTTTCTGACGGCTCTGAGCAGTAAGCATCCTATCTCTGATTTTTTTGACTTGCTCGGTAGTCTCATTTATCAATTCAGGCCCTAACAAGCTCTTTTCCCCGGCTTCATACCAGCATAGCTGAGATtggcatttcctcccatacagagcctcatacggagccattttGATGCTCGCATGATAGCTATTATTGTACGCAAACTTGACtagcggcatataccgatcccagctcgccggctggtccaaaacacaagccctcaACATGTCCTCTAGGGTTTAGATCGTCCTCTCAAATTGatcatctgtttgaggatggtaagctatACTTAGGCTCAAACGGGTTCCAAAAGCCTTCtaaaatgcaccccagaaccttgAAGTGAAACGGGGATCTCTGTCAGAAATTATAGTCGTAGGCATATCATGAAGTCTCATAATCTCCTTTATATACAGGCGTGCTAACTCCTGAAGAGTATAGTTCATCCGAATGGGTAGGAAGTGAGCCGACTTCGTCAGCCGGTCCACAATTACCTAGACAGCATCAAAACTGGTTCTAGTCCtcggcaatcccgacacaaaatCCATTACGatgctttcccacttccattgcggaatctccaaaggttgcaacatcccaaAGGTCTTTGATGTTAAATAttcaccttttgacaagttaagcactttgagacatacttcgctacatcattcttcataccaaGCCACCAGAACATAGCCTTTAGAAAATCCACATTTGTGTGCTTCTTTCAAGATATCTTGTCACAAAGTCCCAAAAtctggcacaatgatcctacccttaaATCTCCATAGCCCATCTTGATCCTCTGATACTCTCCACTGCTTCCCTTGCCCAATAGCTGGCAACACCTTCGATAACACGTCATCATTttgatgagcctttaggagttcggattTGAAGTCACTTGAGATCTGTAATTGGCTCAAACACAGAGTTCCAGACACTTCCTGAACACCGATCTTCAAACTCTCTAATGTATTGAGCAACTCCTCTTCTCAAAGCATTATCCAAGAAGCATACAGCGATTTCTGACTCAGCGCATCCGCCACAACATTCGCCTTCcctggatggtaattcaactcaaagtcataGTCCTTTAGTAACTCCATCTACCTCCTCTGCCGCATATTAagttctttctgatcaaagaggtatttcaagctcttgtaaTTAGAGAAAACTTGGAACTTCACCCCATAgaggtaatgcctccacacctttagTGCAAATACAACTGCAGCGAATTCCAAGTCGTGCGTTGGGTAATTAACttcgtgaggtctcaactgtcgtgaggcatgaGCCACTacattctggtgctgcatcagCATGCACCCCAggccctttagtgaggcatcacaatacacctcaaatggttcatttggttcaggtaacaccaacacaggcATGGTAGTCAACTTTTCCTTCAACACTTGGAAGCTCTCCTCACACTCAGAAGTCCAAACAAATGGCGCGTccttgcgggttaactttgtcaatggAAAAGCCAATTGCAAGAAACCTTTGATGAACCTCTGATAGTAGCCAGCTAATCCcaaaaaactccttatctcagtaaCTGAGGTCGGTCCCTTCCACTCCATCACTGCTTCCACTTTGGCAGGATCTACTGCTATCCCTTGTTTACTGACTACGTGACCcagaaacttcacctcactcttccagaactcgcaTTTAGATAGTTTCGCATAGAGCTTCTTTTCCTTTAGTATTTACAACACAGTCTTCAAGTGTTCGGCATGCTCTTCTTTAGTCTTGGAACTAACCagtatgtcatcaatgaagataACAACAAATTTATCCAAAAACGGGTAGAAGATTATGTTCATATAGTCCATAAACATTGCAGGAGCGTTtgttaacccaaaagacattacagtgtactcgtaataaTCATAACGattcctgaaagcggtcttaggaaTATCCTCAtctctcacccttatctggtgataaccggatctcaaatcaaTCTTGGAGAAAACTCCGggtccttgtaactgatccatgagatcgtcAATTCTCGGCAGTGGAtacttattctttattgtgaccttgttcagttgcctgtaatccacacaaagCCGCATACTCCcgtcattcttcttcaccaataacaCCGGCGCTCCCCACGAAGAAACACTtcgtcggataaagttcttacccaacagatcctccaactgagactttagctcggccatttcCAAAGGCGACATTCGGTAAGGGGCAATCGAGATTGGCGCCGTTCCAGGTACCAACTCAATAGTAAACTCAACCTCTCGATTAGATGGGAATTCATCAATATCGTCGGGAAAAACCTCCAAAAATTCACACACAACCGGAATTTGTTCCAagctttgatcatcacccgagaCACCTGTGGTTAACAACAAAATACCCTGGCATTCGGCCCCAGAACAACTCATCATCATAGAATTCAAGTAATAGttattcaccacaaccggcccttctgtatcttccgaCATAAAGTACACTGATTTTGCAGAACAGTCGAGCAAAACATAGTTCTTAGATAACCAGTCCaaccccaagataagatcaagaccagtcatcgGCAAGCAAATTAAATCATGTACAAAATTACGCAGCTTGACCCTAAACAAAACTTGCGGatatcctagcctagttaccatggcttcatgggtaagATTATACACCTTTAGGTTATAACCTAAAACCACAATCTTCAATCCAAACTCACTAGCCTTTTCAAATGCGATGAATGAATGTGACGCTCCAGAATCAAATAAGGCATTTAAAATTTGACCAGTCATTTCGCATTTACCTCGGATAAGTGCCTCGGACCCCTTGGCACCCACAGCTGAAGTAGTAAACACCCGACCAGGCTGTTGTGCTCTCCCAGCACCCTGTTTCTGATTCTCTGGACAATTGGAGGCTTTATGCCCCGGCTTACCACATGAGTAGCACAATCCCCATCCAGCCTTGCACGGAACACTAAGATGGTAACTCCCACATCTGGTACAAGCTTGCTCATTcagaggctgcttcccaaatctCCTCCCCGaagcattgttgttgttgttgggccttcTGAAATTATTCTGACCCTGAGTCCTCTGTGGTGCGAAGCCTCCCTGCTTGAAAGGAGGTCCTTTAGGAGCAaaactcttccctcggttctgtgggaaTGTCCCCTCTGACTCCCTCTCTCTGCAGGTGccttcttcacacactcttcggCAACTCTACTCTTGTTTACCAACTTGGAGAAAGTCCTGATCTCCATAGGCCCTACTGAGTTGTAGATGTTGCTTCAGAGCCCTCCTTCATATTTGATGCATTTCTACTCCTCAAAGTCTCCCGGAGCTCTTTGACATATGCGGGAGAACCTGAACAGCTCCTTAAACTTGTCCGTGTACTCAGATACAGACATTGTtccttgcttcagctgcagcaACTCAAGTTCCTTGGCCGTCTTGGCAGAATTTGggaagtacttcttgtagaattCTTCCTGGAAGGAATCCCAGGTGATCGGACCTGTTGTAGGAGACGTCGGGTTCCCTGCCACCAATGTGATGCTTCTCCAGTGAGCAGATTAGTAGCAAACTCAACACACTGCTCTTCTggcaccaactgcgcttgcagtgctcgctccatagcTTGAAATCAGGTATCGGCTTCAGTCagattggtggttcccttgaactttggCGGATTAACCTTTAGAAAGGTCTCCAACATTATCTGACCTTGAGTCCTGTTTCCGCCATTTCCTCCATTGTGATTATTGTTCATTTGCTGCCCGAGTGCCTcagcagtggcctgcatagcagcagccatattttGCAACACAGCCTGAAGTTCACCAGATCATTTGGGTTAGTTTCCGGCCAATGAGTACCGGCATGTCCTCTCCCACGGCCTCGACcacgtccacgaggcgccatctggttcctatacacaccaaacaagcgatatcaagttgatcagtctcaatatcgaaaATCTAATGCtcaaagtcccaaatgtatgctcatgaacatttatgccagttatatcagtcagatatcctaatagcacataaacacaaacacagagaatgcacagaagcatagttagtctgtccctcaggctctacaggaacgaactgctttgataccataatgtaacaccctaccacacagaggcttatgcttaagtcataaaacagaggttgtgaggtattacgacctctaaaagtaaaatttagTACACATAGTATTGCAAGAatatttataactaggagccttcaaagaaaaaggggtaaatcaAAACCGTTTAAatcgaaaagcgcaacactccgattgaTAACGTAAACGAACAGATAGAGAGTAAGCTAACTCTAAGAGATACATAAAAGAGTGccaaaatacatatatcaagacTCAAGACTCGGCTTGCGAAGATAACTGGTCCGAGCATATAAGTATACATAGATATATATAAAGGAATTGCCCAAAAACAACCCAAAAAGGAAAAATACAAAACCTGCTTCTCCagaataacctctaagaggagttaatacaaaatatatatgaaCAGTGGAGAACATAGTATCTAAACAAGTATATAAACCCAAAATACAATCCCGAGAGCTAAGGATCTTCGCTAaaaggaagtctccagcatgcctccgcgaggagcctcacgtcctgcatctgaaaaccactaaatccgcatgggtgagattTGGAGGTTCTctgcatggtaacagtgcccaaatatctaacatgtaatgtcctgggaaagccgaagacaatcctagaacttccagatTATAATCAAAGTGtataaacataactaaaccataaCAAATATAAATAGGTGACTAACTTAAGAATCTTCAAACTAACTAGAtatcccctttccaaatcctgcaAACCTCCCAACCGCAATAGTAATTGAAATGCAAACACAAGTATATCAAATAAAGAGATGCACAAGTAGGAAGCAAGTAAGACaattaggcaattagcaagtaatgatgCAATCAATTAAGCAATCCAGACAAATCaaatataatgcatatgatgcatgcctgtcctagtggctgatgagtctcatctgtcagttagccaacccgacaagtccttgtagctaaccattggactgtccatctgtcgtgcatccccaaatCGATTTATTCTCAACATAAAtcataatttcatatatatatatatccaacaccctcactggtgtatatttacgggggcgagctcatccagaactttcacagtgtccggccacgcttacgacatagggttagtagggtatcgagtctccacctggagcacgtggtggctagccactgctttcacccagggaaactcgtatcttatATAAGTGGAGTGCAACAATCCAATAATCACAATTCAACATATATGCATATAAGTCACAGCCATATATTAACATTCATCTCAGCTTTCCGGCTTACAAATCATAATCTGTAATCAGCCATAATCATCATTAAACATAGCCATTCAGCTCGTATCATAtccagccattcggctcatatcatataaagcactccaccatcctcctcaACAACTCATATCATCGTCAT is a window encoding:
- the LOC107636728 gene encoding uncharacterized protein LOC107636728, with the protein product MERALQAHITLVAGNPTSPTTGPITWDSFQEEFYKKYFPNSAKTAKELELLQLKQGTMSVSEYTDKFKELFRERESEGTFPQNRGKSFAPKGPPFKQGGFAPQRTQGQNNFRRPNNNNNASGRRFGKQPLNEQACTRCGSYHLSVPCKAGWGLCYSCGKPGHKASNCPENQKQGAGRAQQPGRVFTTSAVGAKGSEALIRGKCEMTGQILNALFDSGASHSFIAFEKASEFGLKIVVLGYNLKVYNLTHEAMVTRLGYPQVLFRVKLRNFVHDLICLPMTGLDLILGLDWLSKNYVLLDCSAKSVYFMSEDTEGPVVVNNYYLNSMMMSCSGAECQGILLLTTGVSGDDQSLEQIPVVCEFLEVFPDDIDEFPSNREVEFTIELVPGTAPISIAPYRMSPLEMAELKQLNKVTIKNKYPLPRIDDLMDQLQGPGVFSKIDLRSGYHQIRVRDEDIPKTAFRNRYDYYEYTVMSFGLTNAPAMFMDYMNIIFYPFLDKFVVIFIDDILEKKLYAKLSKCEFWKSEVKFLGHVVSKQGIAVDPAKVEAVMEWKGPTSVTEIRSFLGLAGYYQRFIKGFLQLAFPLTKLTRKDAPFVWTSECEESFQVLKEKLTTMPHQNVVAHASRQLRPHEVNYPTHDLEFAAVVFALKVWRHYLYGVKFQVFSNYKSLKYLFDQKELNMRQRREGECCGGCAESEIAISSDFKSELLKAHQNDDVLSKVLPAIGQGKQWRVSEDQDGLWRFKGRIIVPDFGTL